From the Pectobacterium carotovorum genome, one window contains:
- a CDS encoding VOC family protein, giving the protein MPFIDHIDHLVLTCVDLAATRHFYVEVLQMREETFANGRVAFHFGDQKINVHLRGAEHEPKAHLPVPGSLDLCLIASVPLEQVIAHLARCLWPITEGPVMRTGATQPIRSIYLRDPDLNLIEIAEYLS; this is encoded by the coding sequence ATGCCATTTATCGATCATATCGATCACCTCGTATTGACCTGCGTTGATCTCGCGGCGACCCGACATTTTTATGTCGAGGTGCTGCAAATGCGGGAAGAAACGTTTGCAAACGGGCGCGTCGCTTTTCATTTTGGCGATCAGAAAATCAATGTGCACCTGCGTGGAGCCGAGCATGAACCAAAGGCGCATCTGCCTGTGCCGGGGTCGCTCGATCTGTGCTTGATTGCGTCGGTGCCGCTTGAGCAGGTTATCGCGCATCTGGCGCGTTGCCTCTGGCCAATCACCGAAGGGCCAGTGATGCGTACCGGCGCCACACAGCCAATCCGTTCTATTTACCTGCGCGATCCCGATCTTAATCTTATTGAAATTGCGGAATATTTATCCTAA
- a CDS encoding sulfite exporter TauE/SafE family protein gives MFSLMMFSDIVLCLLLGVGLGFCGGMLGIGGGIIAIPILGVLFGMDQHLAQGTALVMITPNVLIGFLRYRQRNRIDTRMALTMCAFATGSAYFAAHLASSIDVHNLQRAFATFLLVLAAYYMWQWYNKKRSQTPEKVLSTKYLPLLGVASGFMSGIFTVGGGLVVVPALVTLFAFAQTQAQGMALILVVPGALAALLSYSQAGNVDWSIGLPLALGGIVSVSWGVAVAHKLPVVYLRGAFCLVLVGVGITMLVLK, from the coding sequence ATGTTTAGCTTAATGATGTTCAGCGATATTGTGTTGTGTTTGCTTTTGGGCGTTGGGCTGGGATTTTGTGGGGGAATGTTGGGGATTGGCGGAGGGATTATCGCCATTCCGATTCTGGGCGTACTTTTCGGGATGGATCAGCATCTAGCGCAGGGAACGGCGCTGGTGATGATTACGCCTAACGTCCTGATTGGTTTTCTGCGCTATCGCCAGCGTAACCGTATTGATACGCGCATGGCATTGACGATGTGCGCATTCGCGACGGGGTCTGCCTACTTTGCCGCTCACCTTGCTTCATCGATTGATGTGCACAACCTACAGCGTGCGTTCGCCACTTTCTTGCTGGTGCTGGCCGCGTACTACATGTGGCAGTGGTATAACAAAAAACGCAGCCAAACGCCGGAGAAGGTACTGTCGACCAAATATCTGCCGCTGCTTGGTGTCGCGAGCGGGTTTATGTCGGGCATTTTTACCGTTGGCGGCGGTTTGGTGGTGGTTCCCGCGCTGGTCACGCTGTTTGCCTTTGCGCAAACGCAGGCGCAGGGTATGGCGCTGATTCTGGTGGTGCCGGGCGCGCTGGCGGCGCTGCTTTCCTACTCGCAGGCAGGGAACGTTGACTGGAGTATCGGCTTACCATTGGCGTTGGGAGGCATTGTCAGCGTGTCCTGGGGCGTCGCGGTTGCCCATAAACTGCCCGTCGTTTATTTGCGAGGTGCCTTTTGTCTGGTGCTGGTCGGCGTGGGTATCACCATGCTGGTGCTGAAATAA
- the adhP gene encoding alcohol dehydrogenase AdhP, translating into MKAAIVTKDHTVEIQDKTLRPLQHGEALLKMECCGVCHTDLHVKDGDFGDVTGITLGHEGIGIVKEVGPGVTSLKPGDRASVAWFYQGCGHCEYCNSGNETLCREVKNAGYSVDGGMAEECIVVADYAVKVPEGLDSAAASSITCAGVTTYKAVKVSQIKPGQWIAIYGLGGLGNLALQYAKNVFNAKVIAIDVNDAQLAFAKEMGADLVINPAKDDAAKIIQENVGGAHAAVVTAVARAAFNSAVDAVRAGGRIVAVGLPPESMDLNIPRLVLDGIQVLGSLVGTREDLKEAFQFAAEGKVKPKVTRRPLKDINAIFAEMKGGKITGRMVIDLSM; encoded by the coding sequence ATGAAAGCAGCCATCGTAACGAAGGATCATACCGTTGAGATTCAGGACAAAACACTGCGCCCACTCCAGCACGGAGAAGCCCTGCTAAAAATGGAATGCTGTGGCGTATGCCACACCGACCTGCACGTCAAAGACGGAGATTTTGGCGATGTTACCGGCATCACGCTCGGTCATGAGGGTATCGGTATCGTCAAAGAAGTGGGCCCTGGCGTAACCTCACTGAAACCCGGCGACCGCGCCAGCGTAGCCTGGTTCTATCAGGGCTGTGGTCACTGTGAATATTGCAATAGCGGTAACGAAACGCTGTGCCGCGAGGTAAAAAACGCGGGCTACTCCGTTGATGGCGGAATGGCTGAAGAGTGCATCGTCGTTGCCGATTACGCGGTAAAAGTGCCGGAGGGTCTGGATTCTGCCGCAGCCAGCAGTATTACCTGCGCGGGCGTGACAACCTACAAAGCAGTGAAAGTCTCGCAAATCAAACCGGGACAGTGGATCGCCATTTATGGTCTGGGCGGATTGGGCAATCTGGCGCTGCAATACGCCAAAAACGTCTTTAACGCGAAAGTCATCGCGATTGATGTCAACGACGCACAGCTGGCCTTTGCTAAAGAGATGGGCGCAGATCTGGTCATCAATCCAGCCAAAGACGATGCCGCCAAGATCATTCAGGAAAACGTGGGCGGCGCGCACGCTGCTGTAGTTACTGCCGTGGCGCGTGCCGCATTTAACTCCGCAGTCGATGCCGTGCGCGCAGGCGGGCGTATTGTCGCCGTCGGTCTGCCACCGGAATCAATGGATCTGAATATTCCGCGTCTGGTGCTGGATGGCATTCAGGTATTGGGATCGCTGGTCGGCACGCGTGAAGATCTGAAAGAAGCCTTCCAATTTGCGGCCGAAGGGAAAGTGAAACCAAAAGTGACGCGTCGCCCGCTGAAAGATATCAACGCCATTTTCGCTGAAATGAAAGGCGGGAAAATTACCGGCCGTATGGTGATCGACCTGTCAATGTAA
- a CDS encoding GGDEF domain-containing protein, which yields MPFKEYDHDFIDRNKKASSSVRLALLLSASIIIFNLLFFKHRDFQEQLHNNPGSYTDSIALVFLFFILSCTSKISLNHTSALSIRLGLHVWICSATFDFMDEFIYQPRLVGYYVEDLLRIIGMFGVGFGVYTLIQQINNKYVEARIQSFSDELTQLPNRRFFINELKKLEAKTPYLFIIDIDNFKVINDKYGHTKGDEVLSKFGHILSRFDNSEIVATRIGGEEFAIILYAGTQDRAEKLAREVLKNANKIIIKNMHHLSVSIGAGKKQPQEPTEHFMKRVDVALYQAKNTGKGKVEWALEPKEKPQDPA from the coding sequence ATGCCTTTTAAAGAATATGACCACGATTTTATTGATAGAAATAAGAAAGCCTCCTCGTCTGTAAGGCTCGCCCTGTTATTGTCTGCGTCGATCATTATATTCAATCTTTTATTCTTCAAGCACCGTGACTTTCAGGAGCAGTTGCATAATAACCCTGGCTCTTATACCGACTCGATTGCGCTGGTTTTTCTTTTTTTTATCCTGTCCTGTACCAGTAAAATATCACTGAACCATACCTCCGCGTTATCCATTCGCCTCGGGCTGCACGTCTGGATATGCTCAGCCACGTTTGACTTTATGGATGAGTTTATCTATCAGCCCAGACTGGTTGGGTATTATGTTGAGGATTTGCTGAGAATTATTGGTATGTTTGGCGTCGGGTTTGGTGTCTATACCCTGATACAGCAAATCAATAATAAGTATGTCGAAGCCAGAATACAGTCATTCAGCGATGAACTCACACAGCTTCCTAATCGTCGGTTTTTTATTAACGAATTAAAAAAACTCGAAGCGAAAACACCCTATTTATTTATTATCGACATCGACAATTTCAAAGTCATTAACGATAAATATGGGCATACGAAAGGCGACGAAGTATTAAGCAAGTTCGGCCATATTCTTTCCCGTTTCGATAACAGTGAGATCGTCGCAACCCGAATAGGTGGCGAAGAGTTCGCGATTATTCTGTATGCAGGAACGCAGGATCGGGCAGAGAAGCTGGCAAGAGAAGTACTCAAAAATGCGAACAAAATCATTATCAAGAATATGCACCATCTTTCAGTCAGCATTGGGGCCGGTAAAAAACAGCCGCAGGAACCTACCGAACACTTTATGAAACGCGTGGATGTCGCACTTTACCAGGCCAAAAACACCGGTAAAGGCAAAGTGGAATGGGCTTTGGAGCCCAAAGAAAAACCTCAGGACCCCGCATAA